One stretch of Solirubrobacterales bacterium DNA includes these proteins:
- a CDS encoding iron-containing alcohol dehydrogenase: MSNDRDFTWRDGERTVVFRDGALAEAPQLLANGIWERFELVTTPRALGDAPLELAEQATAVHEVPRGPVPDAAATIIDSVRNPTLVALGGGRVIDVAKAIAAVRGGRVCAVPTTLSGAEMTTIHRLPAGHEHAARHLVRPALVIADPIEMTGLEDGPLRASAMNALAHGAESLYTPLANPVATLQALRGAELLAGALDHPAEKRDRAALALGSLLCASALDSAGYALHHVVCQTLVWVLSTPHAETNATMLPLTVEAMRSRAPGAIQALAAALGTDAAGVRERIEVLGGGPRRLGDLGADRGRLRRALDAILSRPELRNTPDPPGREEIERLLEAAW; encoded by the coding sequence GTGTCCAACGATCGCGACTTCACCTGGCGCGACGGGGAGCGGACGGTCGTCTTCAGGGACGGTGCTCTCGCCGAAGCGCCGCAGCTCCTGGCGAACGGGATCTGGGAGCGCTTCGAGCTCGTCACCACCCCCCGAGCGCTCGGGGACGCGCCGCTCGAGCTAGCCGAGCAGGCGACCGCCGTCCACGAGGTGCCGAGGGGCCCGGTGCCCGACGCCGCGGCCACGATCATCGATTCGGTTCGCAATCCAACGCTGGTGGCGCTCGGCGGGGGCAGGGTGATCGACGTCGCCAAGGCGATCGCGGCCGTGCGCGGGGGGCGCGTCTGCGCCGTGCCGACCACCCTCTCCGGCGCGGAGATGACGACCATCCACCGGCTTCCCGCCGGCCACGAGCACGCGGCGCGGCACCTCGTCCGCCCGGCGCTCGTGATCGCGGACCCGATCGAGATGACGGGCCTCGAGGATGGCCCTCTACGGGCCAGCGCCATGAACGCGCTCGCCCACGGAGCCGAATCCCTCTACACGCCCCTCGCCAACCCGGTGGCGACACTTCAGGCCCTGCGAGGCGCGGAGCTGCTCGCCGGCGCGTTGGACCACCCGGCCGAGAAGCGAGACCGGGCGGCGCTCGCCCTCGGGTCGCTGCTCTGCGCATCCGCTCTGGATTCCGCAGGCTATGCACTCCACCACGTCGTTTGCCAGACGCTCGTCTGGGTGCTTTCGACGCCGCACGCGGAGACGAACGCGACCATGCTCCCCCTGACGGTGGAGGCAATGCGCTCCCGCGCTCCCGGCGCGATCCAGGCGCTGGCGGCCGCGCTGGGCACGGACGCCGCCGGGGTTCGGGAGCGAATCGAGGTTCTAGGGGGCGGTCCACGACGCCTGGGCGACCTCGGCGCTGATCGGGGCCGATTGCGGCGCGCGCTGGACGCGATCCTCTCCCGCCCCGAGCTTCGGAACACCCCCGACCCCCCGGGCAGGGAGGAAATCGAGCGTCTGCTCGAGGCCGCCTGGTAG
- a CDS encoding lysophospholipid acyltransferase family protein — MTDEVRLADHARHNGGSENGSLRSRLLTLNGISRAGGGVMSAGRGAAGGIAEGVRQRLGRRLTANLDDRDPDYIRENLPLTWLLTTLWFRGEVRNLGNVPEHGPVLLVANHSGGNMTPDTLLFTLAFYTYFGVERPFYQLAHNLVLASPVGQILRRYGTVTASHENAQRALETGGALLVYPGGDWEVHRPVWERNKLDFAGRKGFVRLALDAGVPIVPVVSIGGQETALFLSHGGRLARALGVDRTLRLKVIPISLAPPWGLNIGDLLGHIPLPAKITVEVLAPIDLRAQFGDQPDVDEVYDHVTTLMQETLETLAAERRFPVIG; from the coding sequence ATGACTGACGAGGTGCGGCTGGCCGACCACGCAAGGCACAACGGCGGCAGCGAAAACGGATCCCTGCGTAGCAGGCTTCTAACGCTGAACGGGATCTCCCGGGCCGGCGGCGGTGTGATGAGTGCCGGCCGCGGCGCCGCCGGGGGGATCGCCGAGGGGGTCAGGCAGCGCCTCGGGCGGCGCCTGACCGCGAACCTCGACGATCGCGACCCCGATTACATCCGTGAGAACCTGCCCCTCACCTGGCTCCTGACCACCCTCTGGTTCCGGGGCGAGGTGCGGAACCTCGGCAACGTGCCGGAGCACGGCCCGGTCCTCCTGGTCGCCAACCACTCCGGCGGCAACATGACGCCGGACACGCTGCTGTTCACGCTCGCCTTCTACACGTACTTCGGCGTCGAGCGACCCTTCTACCAGCTCGCCCACAACCTGGTGCTCGCCTCCCCGGTCGGCCAGATCCTGCGCCGGTACGGAACCGTCACGGCCTCCCACGAGAACGCTCAACGGGCGCTCGAGACCGGCGGCGCCCTGCTCGTCTACCCAGGCGGCGACTGGGAGGTGCACCGCCCGGTCTGGGAGCGAAACAAGCTGGACTTCGCGGGCCGTAAGGGATTCGTCCGGCTGGCCCTGGATGCCGGCGTGCCGATCGTCCCGGTCGTTTCGATCGGAGGCCAGGAGACGGCGCTCTTCCTGAGCCACGGCGGCAGGCTGGCACGAGCGCTGGGCGTGGACCGAACGCTGCGCCTCAAGGTGATCCCGATCTCGCTGGCGCCCCCTTGGGGGCTCAACATCGGCGATCTGCTCGGCCATATCCCGTTGCCGGCGAAGATCACGGTGGAGGTCCTGGCACCGATCGACCTGCGAGCGCAGTTCGGCGACCAGCCCGATGTCGACGAGGTCTACGACCACGTCACGACGCTGATGCAGGAGACCCTGGAGACGCTCGCGGCCGAGCGGCGTTTCCCGGTCATCGGATAG
- a CDS encoding rhomboid family intramembrane serine protease codes for MPACYRHPGRDTNVSCSNCGRPICPDCMTVTPVGMRCPECARERTQVRRIAGGLRTGAAPATYALIAVNVAAFVVELAGGGAASFRGGGTVIRDAGLYGPDVADGEWWRIVTAGFLHAGFLHIAINMFALFILGSLLEPGIGTPRFLGVYFVSLLAGSFGALLLDPNETTVGASGAIFGLMSAAFIVARHRGLEQLASQIGFYVILNLAFTFGVPGISVGGHLGGLIGGGLAALVITYSERRASRPVLLEVLGLVALGVASVAGALAAASAS; via the coding sequence ATGCCCGCGTGCTATCGCCACCCGGGACGGGATACGAACGTCTCCTGCTCCAACTGCGGGCGGCCGATCTGCCCGGACTGCATGACCGTGACTCCTGTGGGCATGCGCTGCCCGGAGTGCGCGCGCGAGCGCACGCAGGTGCGCCGCATCGCCGGTGGCCTGCGAACGGGGGCCGCGCCCGCGACGTACGCCCTGATCGCCGTCAACGTGGCGGCCTTCGTCGTCGAGCTGGCGGGTGGAGGCGCCGCCTCGTTCCGGGGTGGCGGCACGGTGATCCGCGACGCCGGCCTCTACGGGCCCGACGTCGCCGATGGCGAGTGGTGGCGAATCGTCACCGCCGGGTTCCTGCACGCCGGGTTCCTGCACATCGCCATCAACATGTTCGCCCTGTTCATCCTCGGCTCCCTCCTCGAGCCGGGTATCGGCACGCCGCGCTTCTTGGGCGTCTACTTCGTTTCCCTGCTCGCGGGCTCCTTCGGGGCCCTGCTCCTGGACCCGAACGAAACGACCGTGGGCGCTTCCGGGGCGATCTTCGGCCTGATGTCCGCGGCGTTCATCGTCGCCCGGCACCGGGGGCTCGAGCAGCTGGCTTCACAGATCGGCTTCTACGTGATCCTGAACCTGGCGTTCACATTCGGCGTCCCGGGAATCAGCGTCGGCGGCCACCTCGGCGGCCTGATCGGGGGCGGGCTGGCCGCGCTCGTGATCACGTACTCGGAGCGCCGCGCCTCTCGCCCGGTCCTGCTCGAGGTGCTCGGGTTGGTCGCGCTCGGCGTTGCGAGCGTGGCCGGCGCGCTCGCGGCTGCGAGCGCCTCGTAG
- a CDS encoding sigma-70 family RNA polymerase sigma factor has protein sequence MSAAKEDGEAADPVAKAELDEAFEELYRSHLRDVYSYAYYRVGNHHDAEDLTEQAFLQAYRHFERARRESNGRPLRPWLIRIAHNLASNYHRDRARRPEAALDAIEPPSHPHGTEQVVEGREELRLVMDRIQRLSDDRREALIMRFALGMSNREIARALGRTDGATKVLIHRAIKQLEEEMSGT, from the coding sequence GTGAGCGCCGCGAAGGAGGATGGCGAGGCCGCCGACCCGGTCGCCAAGGCCGAGCTCGACGAGGCGTTCGAGGAGCTCTACCGGAGCCATCTGCGCGACGTCTACTCATACGCCTACTACCGCGTCGGCAACCACCACGACGCCGAGGACCTGACCGAGCAGGCCTTCCTACAGGCGTACAGGCACTTCGAGCGGGCGCGGCGCGAGTCGAACGGGCGACCGCTGCGGCCGTGGTTGATCCGCATCGCCCACAACCTCGCCTCGAACTATCACCGCGACCGAGCGCGGCGGCCGGAAGCGGCACTGGACGCGATCGAGCCGCCCTCGCACCCTCATGGAACCGAGCAGGTCGTCGAGGGGCGCGAGGAGCTGCGCCTGGTCATGGACCGGATCCAGCGACTGTCGGACGATCGCCGGGAAGCGCTGATCATGCGGTTCGCGCTCGGGATGTCGAATCGCGAGATCGCGCGAGCGCTGGGGCGTACCGACGGGGCGACGAAGGTCTTGATCCACAGGGCGATCAAGCAACTGGAAGAGGAGATGAGCGGGACATGA
- the cysS gene encoding cysteine--tRNA ligase, whose translation MARQVQIRDTLSGELRPVEPGNQGTVGIYACGPTVYSRIHVGNARPYVIFILLRRLFERFGYDARLVVNITDINDKIYVAAREAGVPSDAFAGQMTRAYLEDTDRLGLGRPDDEPLASDTIPEIVALIQSLVDGGHAYESGGDVYFRVRSFAGYGKLSNRDPDQMDQGEESGTESLKEDRLDFALWKARKPDEDTGWPSPWGEGRPGWHIECSAMAEKLLGTEFAIHGGGADLVFPHHENEIAQTEAARGVPLARLWMHNGMVQIAEEKMSKSEGNIFQLSEALDRYGREVVVGYLISGHYRQPLEFSERALAEAGARAERIRNFVLDLPDSAEEGEDEFVTATRESLLDALADDFNTPRALAAVFELVAQGNRRELPGARAALEDLLPLLGLESLLRPADEIEPEAEQLMEARERARAGRDFQRADRIRDELASRGYEVRDTPDGPRLVRRPG comes from the coding sequence ATGGCGCGTCAGGTGCAGATCAGGGACACGCTGAGCGGCGAGCTGCGGCCTGTGGAGCCGGGCAACCAGGGCACGGTGGGCATCTACGCCTGCGGCCCCACCGTCTATTCGCGCATTCATGTCGGCAACGCACGGCCCTACGTCATCTTCATCCTGCTCCGCCGTCTGTTCGAGCGGTTCGGATACGACGCGCGGCTGGTGGTCAACATCACCGACATCAACGACAAGATCTATGTGGCGGCGCGCGAGGCCGGGGTGCCCTCCGACGCCTTCGCCGGCCAGATGACCCGCGCCTACCTCGAAGACACCGATCGCCTCGGGCTCGGTCGCCCCGACGACGAGCCCCTGGCCTCGGACACGATCCCTGAGATCGTCGCCCTGATTCAGTCGCTGGTCGACGGGGGGCACGCGTACGAGTCGGGTGGCGACGTGTACTTCCGGGTGCGGAGCTTCGCCGGCTACGGCAAGCTCTCCAATCGCGACCCGGATCAGATGGACCAGGGAGAGGAGTCGGGCACCGAGTCCCTGAAGGAGGACCGGCTCGACTTCGCGCTCTGGAAGGCCCGCAAGCCCGACGAGGACACGGGCTGGCCGTCGCCCTGGGGGGAGGGCCGCCCCGGTTGGCACATCGAATGCTCTGCGATGGCCGAGAAGCTGCTCGGCACGGAGTTCGCGATCCACGGCGGCGGGGCGGATCTCGTCTTCCCGCACCACGAGAACGAGATCGCGCAGACCGAGGCTGCCCGCGGGGTTCCGCTGGCCCGGCTGTGGATGCACAACGGCATGGTCCAGATCGCCGAAGAGAAGATGTCGAAGTCGGAAGGGAACATCTTCCAGCTCTCCGAGGCTCTCGACCGGTACGGGCGGGAGGTGGTGGTCGGGTATCTGATCTCCGGCCACTATCGGCAGCCGCTCGAGTTCTCGGAGCGCGCTCTGGCCGAGGCGGGCGCGCGCGCGGAGCGGATCCGCAACTTCGTTCTGGACCTGCCGGACAGCGCCGAGGAAGGGGAGGACGAGTTCGTGACCGCTACGCGCGAAAGCCTGCTCGACGCTCTCGCCGACGACTTCAACACCCCGCGGGCACTCGCCGCCGTGTTCGAGCTGGTCGCCCAGGGAAACCGCAGGGAGCTCCCGGGCGCTCGGGCGGCGCTCGAGGACCTGCTGCCGCTGCTCGGGCTGGAGTCGCTGTTGCGACCCGCGGACGAGATCGAGCCGGAGGCCGAGCAGCTGATGGAGGCGCGCGAGCGGGCCCGCGCCGGGCGCGACTTCCAGCGTGCCGACCGGATCCGGGACGAGCTCGCCTCCCGGGGGTACGAGGTCCGCGACACCCCCGATGGTCCCCGCCTGGTCAGGCGTCCGGGGTAA
- a CDS encoding alpha/beta fold hydrolase: MGTVSLHAQRVRRVEEAFASLPARYLGAEPGFDATYQVRLGDVGRTWEVRARGEYCAVRPSPVRQPDVVVGTDAATWLGLREGRLSGLDAFAQRRLYARGNLDLALGFEGLFRLPGDRPPLLRVTKVQTGGAAISSLISGQGPDQVICLHGLGSNKTSFFETIATLSPDHTVHAIDLPGFGSSSKPARGAYDAPYFARSVLGYMDATGIERAHLVGNSMGGRVAIELALTEPDRAETLSLLAPVLAFRRRRELVPLVKLIRPELAAIPHPLGAARVREQFWNLFARPERLDPAAADIAADEFCRTYRSRSARIAFFAAARNIYLDVPHGEDGLWTRLTALRTPALFIWGDRDRLVPAAFSRHVAAALPQARQVVLSECGHVPQVELPERANGLIREQVGSGRHSQAPRAPARARSTLRRAVAERAGRARRRVAP, encoded by the coding sequence ATGGGCACCGTCTCGCTGCATGCGCAACGCGTGCGTCGCGTGGAAGAAGCCTTTGCTTCGCTCCCCGCCCGCTACCTGGGGGCCGAGCCAGGCTTCGACGCCACCTATCAGGTGCGCCTCGGAGACGTCGGGCGGACCTGGGAGGTGCGAGCGCGGGGCGAATACTGCGCCGTGCGCCCGTCGCCGGTGCGCCAGCCCGACGTCGTCGTGGGCACGGACGCGGCCACCTGGCTTGGCCTGCGAGAGGGACGCCTGTCCGGGCTCGATGCGTTCGCCCAGCGCCGTCTCTACGCGCGCGGCAACCTGGACCTGGCGCTTGGTTTCGAGGGGCTCTTCCGGCTCCCCGGCGACCGTCCGCCGCTCCTGCGGGTGACCAAGGTCCAGACGGGCGGCGCCGCCATCTCGAGCCTGATCTCCGGACAAGGTCCCGATCAAGTGATCTGCCTGCACGGGCTGGGGTCAAACAAGACCTCGTTCTTCGAGACGATCGCGACGCTGTCCCCGGACCACACGGTGCACGCCATCGACCTGCCGGGGTTCGGATCGTCTTCGAAGCCTGCACGCGGCGCATACGACGCCCCCTACTTCGCCCGTTCCGTGCTCGGCTACATGGACGCGACGGGGATCGAACGAGCCCATCTGGTCGGCAACTCCATGGGCGGCCGGGTCGCGATCGAGCTCGCGCTCACCGAGCCCGACCGTGCCGAGACACTCAGCCTCTTGGCCCCTGTGCTGGCCTTCCGCCGGCGCCGCGAGCTGGTACCCCTGGTGAAGCTGATCCGTCCCGAGCTCGCGGCGATCCCGCATCCGCTGGGAGCAGCACGGGTTCGCGAGCAATTCTGGAACCTCTTCGCGCGGCCAGAGCGACTCGACCCAGCGGCCGCGGACATCGCCGCGGACGAGTTCTGCCGCACCTACCGATCTCGCTCGGCTCGAATCGCCTTCTTCGCCGCCGCCCGCAACATCTACCTGGACGTTCCGCACGGCGAGGACGGGCTGTGGACCCGCCTGACCGCGCTCCGAACGCCCGCCCTGTTCATCTGGGGCGACCGCGATCGCCTCGTTCCCGCTGCGTTCTCGAGGCACGTAGCCGCAGCGCTTCCGCAGGCCCGCCAGGTCGTGCTGAGCGAGTGCGGCCACGTTCCACAGGTGGAGCTGCCCGAGCGGGCGAACGGGCTGATCCGCGAGCAGGTCGGATCCGGCCGCCACTCACAGGCACCGCGAGCCCCGGCCCGAGCGCGGAGCACCCTGCGTCGCGCCGTCGCCGAGCGGGCCGGCAGAGCACGGCGGCGCGTGGCGCCCTGA
- the rlmB gene encoding 23S rRNA (guanosine(2251)-2'-O)-methyltransferase RlmB: MAEAKRGRRRVRRLWTTREMTASELSRLAGSPDHQGVVAEVDPYPYADPDSLLARPDALVVALDQVQDPRNLGATCRSAEAVGAAGLVIPSRRSAAVTAAACKASAGAVEHLPVARVPNLVDWLIRAKDSGAWIYGAQQGAPAPYAQTDLSGKVVLVLGGEGKGLRRRVADTCDLLISIPVLGRVASLNVSAAAAVLLFEAARQRGG, translated from the coding sequence GTGGCCGAGGCGAAACGCGGGCGGCGCCGCGTTCGGCGCCTCTGGACGACCAGGGAGATGACCGCGTCGGAGCTGAGCCGCCTGGCGGGCTCGCCGGACCACCAGGGAGTGGTGGCGGAGGTCGATCCGTATCCGTACGCCGATCCAGACTCGCTGCTCGCCCGTCCGGATGCCCTGGTCGTGGCCCTCGACCAGGTGCAGGACCCGCGAAACCTGGGTGCGACCTGCCGCTCGGCGGAGGCGGTCGGCGCCGCCGGGCTGGTGATCCCCTCCCGCCGCTCAGCGGCGGTCACCGCGGCGGCCTGCAAGGCGTCCGCCGGTGCCGTGGAGCACCTGCCGGTGGCTCGTGTGCCGAACCTGGTGGACTGGCTGATCCGAGCAAAGGACTCCGGGGCCTGGATCTACGGAGCCCAGCAGGGGGCCCCGGCGCCCTACGCCCAGACCGATCTCAGCGGCAAGGTCGTGCTCGTGCTCGGCGGCGAGGGGAAGGGGCTGCGCCGCCGCGTCGCGGACACCTGCGACCTCCTGATCTCGATTCCAGTCCTCGGGCGGGTCGCGTCGCTGAACGTGTCCGCTGCCGCCGCTGTGCTCCTGTTCGAGGCGGCCAGACAGCGAGGCGGCTAG
- the sigH gene encoding RNA polymerase sporulation sigma factor SigH — protein sequence MAAPTPTHEFVAVPSPGAAAAVPVPRSEAQPELEDTYLVALAKRGSADAYDRIVKRYRGFVRLKASSYFLLGGGSDDLIQEGLLGLYKAIRDYRSDRESSFRNFAELCITRQIITAVKTASRNKHAPLNQYVSFAQSPAGAIDSETTLEEVLPGPGSEDPSERVIATEELQSLVSCLSSVLSELESQVLSLYLDGHSYEAIGERLDCDTKTVDNALQRVKRKVSLHLASREVML from the coding sequence GTGGCTGCACCGACCCCTACCCACGAGTTCGTGGCCGTGCCGTCGCCCGGCGCCGCCGCCGCCGTGCCCGTACCCAGATCCGAAGCTCAACCTGAGCTTGAGGATACCTACCTGGTCGCACTCGCCAAGCGGGGCAGCGCCGACGCCTATGACCGGATCGTGAAGCGCTACCGCGGCTTCGTGCGGCTCAAGGCGTCGTCCTACTTCCTGCTCGGCGGGGGCTCGGACGATCTGATCCAGGAGGGTCTGCTGGGCCTCTACAAGGCGATCCGGGACTACCGGTCGGATCGCGAGTCGAGCTTCCGGAACTTCGCCGAGCTCTGCATCACCCGGCAGATCATCACCGCGGTGAAGACCGCCAGCCGTAACAAGCACGCGCCCCTCAACCAGTACGTCTCCTTCGCTCAGTCGCCCGCGGGGGCAATCGACTCGGAGACGACCCTCGAGGAGGTCCTGCCGGGACCGGGAAGCGAGGACCCCTCGGAGCGGGTGATCGCGACCGAGGAGCTCCAAAGCCTGGTCTCCTGCCTCTCCAGCGTCCTCTCCGAGCTCGAGAGCCAGGTGCTCTCGCTGTACCTGGATGGGCACTCATACGAGGCGATCGGCGAGCGGCTCGATTGCGACACGAAGACCGTCGACAACGCGCTCCAGCGCGTCAAGCGCAAGGTCAGCCTCCACCTGGCTTCGCGCGAGGTGATGCTCTAA
- a CDS encoding SRPBCC family protein gives MRLNESIVISAPPKLVWDYLAEPSNYLHFMSGITRWEVAGEQRTGLGARYRMLIRVGSAEVGGLIEIVEWHEQRDMAWSSVLGVDQRGRWRLRELDDGRTRVELRFAYGVAGSGIPGWIAELVAAPQLGSHLRRSLRQLKSQVEHERLRAEAARRRSERAAAAG, from the coding sequence ATGAGACTGAACGAATCGATCGTCATCTCGGCTCCCCCGAAGCTCGTCTGGGACTACCTGGCGGAGCCCTCGAACTACCTGCACTTCATGTCGGGCATCACGCGCTGGGAGGTCGCGGGCGAGCAGCGAACCGGGCTCGGCGCCCGCTACCGCATGCTGATCAGGGTCGGCTCAGCCGAGGTCGGGGGACTGATCGAGATCGTCGAGTGGCATGAGCAGCGGGACATGGCGTGGAGCTCCGTGCTGGGGGTCGACCAGCGGGGTCGCTGGCGCCTGCGCGAGCTCGACGACGGCCGGACCCGCGTGGAGCTTCGCTTCGCGTACGGCGTCGCGGGCTCCGGGATCCCCGGCTGGATCGCCGAGCTCGTCGCAGCACCCCAATTGGGGAGCCACCTACGGCGCTCGCTCCGCCAGCTCAAGAGCCAGGTCGAGCACGAGCGGCTGCGGGCCGAAGCGGCGCGGCGCAGAAGCGAGCGAGCCGCTGCTGCCGGCTAG
- a CDS encoding 1-acyl-sn-glycerol-3-phosphate acyltransferase — MRSAPPRTDSVISEERFQRYHAYARRRGVNRGLYVLARLILQPAFQVWLRLSRVGREHLRGIEGGLIIASNHRSFLDPFVIGMTLPWRRPMQYVAKVELFESRWRGWVLSRVGAFPIRRGQSDETAMETARLVLDRGGTICIFPEGTRIRSGSLGTPKRGVGRLALETGAAVVPVAVQGSETVRRGWRIRPRKVRLRVGRPMGFPRTAHPSPALAATVTARIWPNVELQWEWLGGLPPLRKAAVIGAGSWGTAMAVLLARGGLDVQLGTRSQERADEIAAKRLNARYLPGVTLPESVAVRRAGEIELAGVDLVCLAVPSAALPAAVGSLGDRIGSRAAVLMLTKGLVQPLGQLPSDYVGERIRARAIASLGGPAHAREAAAGMAALVLGSNDQDLRAQLGEVFDRAGLVCERSDDVVGVEMAGVAKNAASLGAAAAEAHGLNAAGIAAATIWRECVAYALASGAELDTFTGLAGIGDLTATVIAPGSRNRRAGELLGAGVAAEQIPGRIGQASEGLDSVPLLAEAVARAGIEAPGLHGLSALIAGRIDPGEWVAGLRRAERTRRAA; from the coding sequence GTGAGATCCGCGCCGCCACGCACTGACTCGGTGATCAGCGAGGAGCGCTTCCAGCGCTACCACGCGTATGCGCGTCGGCGCGGCGTCAACCGGGGCCTCTACGTGCTTGCTCGTCTCATCCTCCAACCGGCGTTCCAGGTCTGGCTTCGTCTCTCGCGGGTCGGGCGCGAGCACCTGAGGGGAATCGAGGGCGGCTTGATCATCGCCTCCAATCACCGCAGCTTCCTCGATCCCTTCGTGATCGGCATGACGCTTCCCTGGCGGCGCCCGATGCAATACGTGGCCAAGGTCGAGCTGTTCGAGAGTCGCTGGCGAGGATGGGTCCTCTCGCGGGTCGGGGCCTTCCCGATCCGGCGCGGGCAGTCGGACGAGACCGCCATGGAGACCGCGCGGCTGGTGCTCGATCGCGGCGGCACCATCTGCATCTTCCCCGAGGGGACACGGATCCGATCGGGCTCGCTCGGCACGCCCAAGCGCGGCGTCGGCCGCCTGGCCTTGGAGACCGGAGCGGCGGTCGTCCCGGTGGCCGTCCAGGGCAGCGAAACGGTGCGGCGCGGCTGGCGGATTCGCCCCCGGAAGGTGAGGCTCCGCGTCGGTAGGCCCATGGGTTTCCCCCGCACGGCGCATCCGTCGCCGGCGCTCGCGGCGACGGTGACCGCCCGAATCTGGCCGAACGTCGAGCTCCAATGGGAGTGGCTGGGTGGCCTGCCGCCGCTGCGCAAGGCCGCGGTGATCGGGGCCGGCAGCTGGGGCACGGCGATGGCAGTGCTGCTGGCGCGGGGCGGGCTCGACGTCCAGCTCGGAACGCGCTCCCAGGAAAGGGCCGATGAGATCGCCGCCAAGCGCCTTAATGCTCGATACCTGCCGGGTGTCACCCTGCCCGAGTCCGTCGCCGTGAGGCGTGCCGGCGAGATCGAGCTCGCCGGGGTGGATCTCGTTTGCCTGGCTGTGCCGTCCGCCGCGCTGCCGGCGGCGGTCGGCTCGCTCGGCGATCGGATTGGCTCGCGCGCCGCGGTGCTGATGCTCACCAAAGGGCTCGTGCAGCCGTTGGGCCAGCTTCCCAGCGACTACGTCGGCGAGCGAATCCGAGCCCGCGCCATCGCCTCGCTGGGGGGCCCCGCCCACGCCCGTGAGGCCGCTGCCGGGATGGCTGCGCTGGTGTTGGGCTCGAACGACCAGGACCTGCGGGCCCAGCTGGGAGAGGTCTTCGATCGTGCCGGGCTTGTCTGCGAGCGCAGCGACGACGTGGTCGGGGTCGAGATGGCGGGCGTCGCCAAGAACGCCGCCTCCCTTGGCGCCGCGGCGGCCGAAGCCCACGGCCTCAATGCGGCGGGGATCGCCGCCGCAACGATCTGGCGCGAGTGCGTCGCCTACGCGCTGGCGAGCGGTGCCGAGCTGGACACCTTCACCGGACTGGCCGGCATCGGCGACTTGACCGCCACCGTGATCGCACCCGGCAGCCGGAACCGACGCGCGGGAGAGCTGCTGGGCGCGGGTGTTGCCGCCGAGCAGATCCCGGGCCGGATCGGCCAGGCGTCAGAGGGGCTCGACTCGGTGCCGCTGCTCGCCGAGGCCGTCGCCCGGGCCGGCATCGAGGCGCCGGGTCTGCACGGGCTTTCGGCCCTGATCGCGGGACGCATCGACCCCGGTGAGTGGGTCGCCGGGCTGCGGCGCGCGGAGCGGACCCGCCGGGCGGCCTAG
- a CDS encoding DUF4383 domain-containing protein, producing the protein MEASNPAKLYATLVGAALTIAGIIGFFYSASFGSPGSVDDAFGILAVNGWHNVVHLVTGLLGLAAAGYAAREYALGLGFVYVVVAIWGFIIGSGDSILGIVPVNTEDNILHLILGLTGLAAGAAVSQAPSASTAA; encoded by the coding sequence ATGGAAGCATCGAACCCAGCCAAGCTCTACGCGACGCTCGTCGGCGCGGCCCTGACGATCGCCGGGATCATCGGCTTCTTCTACAGCGCCAGCTTCGGGTCGCCCGGGAGCGTCGACGATGCGTTCGGCATCCTGGCGGTGAACGGTTGGCACAACGTTGTCCACCTGGTCACCGGGTTGCTCGGCCTGGCGGCCGCCGGGTACGCGGCGCGGGAGTACGCGCTGGGGCTCGGCTTCGTCTATGTCGTGGTGGCGATCTGGGGATTCATCATCGGCAGTGGCGATTCGATCCTGGGCATCGTGCCCGTGAACACCGAGGACAACATCCTGCACCTGATCCTGGGCCTCACCGGCCTGGCGGCGGGAGCCGCCGTTTCCCAGGCCCCGTCTGCTTCCACGGCCGCCTGA